From the Saccharomyces paradoxus chromosome XIV, complete sequence genome, one window contains:
- a CDS encoding DUP/COS family protein yields MKDNEVEDEKSVNALSLKHLEPQKIVLPQNVFRSQLTWICYEIYKSLEFRIWLLLWLPLSVWWKMSSDWIYPFIVSYFFLFLGLIVLPLIHLLSRKRSLSKQLTQFSKEILEHTPGIEADDWEAVARNLNSYLYENKAWNTKYFFFDAADCQGMFRTTLLEPFSLKKDEAAKAKSFKGAVPYIEEALEVYATEVDEQWKLFNSEKAWSPVDLEDVQLPKEVHRFKLTWVLKRIFTIHSLAEFLAFLNCIYVSRNYCIIFRILYLGGIFLIMVPAFQNLRVSLMKMEHKMQFLSTIINEQEGGANGWNEIAKKMNRYLFEKKVWTNEEFFFDGIDCEWFFSHFFYRLLSLKKPMRFASLNIELWPYIKEAQLSRSEEPLV; encoded by the coding sequence atgaaagacAATGAAGTCGAAGATGAGAAGAGCGTAAATGCGTTATCCCTCAAACATCTCGAACCCCAAAAGATTGTTTTACCTCAGAATGTTTTCAGAAGCCAGTTAACATGGATATGTTATGAGATTTACAAGTCCTTAGAGTTTCGTATCTGGTTGCTATTATGGTTGCCACTTAGCGTTTGGTGGAAAATGTCCTCCGATTGGATTTACCCGTTTATTGTttcgtattttttcctgtttCTAGGGCTGATAGTTTTACCACTCATTCATTTACTTTCTCGTAAACGTTCCTTATCGAAACAACTTACtcagttttccaaagaaattcTGGAACATACACCAGGTATAGAAGCTGATGATTGGGAAGCTGTTGCAAGAAATCTGAATTCTTACCTCTATGAAAACAAAGCCTGGAATACgaagtactttttttttgatgctGCGGACTGCCAAGGAATGTTCAGAACAACTCTTCTCGAACCattctctttgaagaaggaCGAAGCTGCCAAGGCTAAGTCATTTAAAGGTGCTGTCCCTTACATTGAAGAGGCTTTGGAAGTCTATGCTACAGAAGTTGACGAACAATGGAAGTTGTTCAATAGTGAGAAAGCATGGAGCCCTGTTGACCTGGAAGACGTGCAGCTCCCCAAGGAAGTTCACCGATTCAAGCTTACCTGGGTTCTTAAAAGGATCTTCACTATTCACTCTTTGGCGGAATTCCTTGCTTTTTTAAACTGTATCTACGTGTCACGTAATTATTGCATTATATTTCGCATCCTCTATCTTGGAGGGATTTTTCTTATAATGGTACCAGCTTTCCAAAATCTGAGAGTTTCACTTATGAAAATGGAACACAAGATGCAGTTCTTGTCAACTATTATAAATGAACAAGAAGGTGGTGCGAATGGATGGAATGaaattgcaaagaaaatgaataggtacttgtttgaaaaaaaagtctgGACGAATGAAgagtttttcttcgatgGAATTGACTGTGAATGGTTTTTTAGCCACTTCTTCTATCGCCTTTTATCATTAAAGAAACCTATGCGGTTTGCTTCGTTGAACATTGAACTATGGCCATACATTAAAGAAGCCCAATTATCTCGCAGTGAGGAGCCCTTGGTGTAG
- the DDI2 gene encoding cyanamide hydratase (similar to YNL335W), translating into MSQYGFVKVPREVEKAIPVVNAPIPHTVISPPNSEIATLVREYAAKELTGPVLNHSLRVFQYSVAIIRDQFPEWDLDQEVLYVTCLLHDIATTNKNMGATKMSFEYYGGILSRELIIDATGGNQDYADAVTEAIIRHQDLTETGYITTLGLILQIATTLDNVGSNTDLIHIDTIKAINKQFPRLDWLSCFAMVVDTEYSRKPWSHTSSLGDDFSKTVINNTFGYD; encoded by the coding sequence ATGTCACAATACGGATTTGTAAAGGTTCCTAGAGAGGTCGAAAAGGCCATTCCAGTAGTGAATGCGCCCATACCACATACCGTGATTTCACCTCCAAACAGTGAAATTGCTACGCTTGTTCGAGAATATGCCGCTAAAGAATTGACTGGCCCCGTTCTAAACCACTCTCTGCgtgtttttcaatatagCGTGGCTATCATAAGAGATCAATTTCCAGAATGGGACTTGGATCAGGAAGTCCTGTATGTCACCTGCTTGCTTCATGACATTGCAACTACAAACAAGAATATGGGAGCCACAAAGATGTCATTTGAGTACTATGGCGGCATCCTTTCAAGGGAGCTTATTATTGATGCAACGGGCGGAAATCAGGACTACGCAGATGCAGTAACTGAGGCCATTATCCGTCACCAGGATTTGACGGAGACTGGTTATATTACCACTTTGGGGCTCATTCTGCAAATTGCTACTACTCTTGACAATGTCGGATCCAATACCGACTTGATTCATATCGATACAATTAAGGCCATTAATAAACAGTTTCCAAGGCTAGACTGGTTATCATGTTTTGCTATGGTAGTGGATACTGAGTATTCTAGAAAGCCGTGGAGCCATACTAGTTCTTTGGGAgatgatttttcaaagacaGTCATCAACAATACTTTTGGGTATGATTAG
- the SNZ2 gene encoding pyridoxine biosynthesis protein SNZ2 (Member of a stationary phase-induced gene family~similar to YNL333W) — protein MSEFKVKTGLAQMLKGGVIMDVVTPEQAIIAERAGACAVMALERIPADMRKSGQVCRMSDPHMIKEIMEAVSIPVMAKVRIGHFVEAQILEALQVDYIDESEVLTPADWTHHIEKNNFKVPFVCGAKDLGEALRRINEGAAMIRTKGEAGTGDVSEAVKHITKIKAEIQQYRETLKDESDFAAKAAELRVPIELLKTTLSKGKLPVVNFAAGGVATPADAALLMQLGCEGVFVGSGIFKSSDPEKLACAIVEATTHYDNPEKLLKVSSDLGDLMGGISIQSINEAGGKNSARLSEIGW, from the coding sequence atgtcagAATTCAAGGTCAAAACTGGGCTAGCCCAGATGTTGAAGGGCGGTGTAATTATGGACGTCGTTACACCTGAACAGGCTATTATCGCTGAAAGAGCGGGCGCTTGTGCTGTAATGGCATTAGAACGCATTCCAGCTGACATGCGCAAGTCTGGCCAAGTATGCCGCATGTCAGATCCCCACATgatcaaagaaattatgGAAGCTGTTTCGATTCCAGTGATGGCAAAGGTCCGTATAGGACACTTTGTGGAGGCACAAATCTTAGAAGCGCTACAAGTAGATTACATCGACGAAAGTGAAGTCTTGACTCCAGCTGATTGGACACACcacattgaaaagaataattttaAGGTCCCATTTGTTTGCGGTGCCAAGGATTTGGGTGAGGCATTGAGAAGAATAAACGAAGGTGCTGCAATGATCCGTACCAAAGGTGAAGCAGGTACTGGTGATGTTTCCGAAGCTGTCAAGCACATCACCAAGATTAAGGCGGAAATCCAGCAGTATAGAGAGACTTTGAAAGACGAGTCGGATTTTGCTGCAAAAGCCGCAGAACTACGAGTTCCCATAGAGTTATTGAAAACCACGCTATCAAAGGGAAAGCTTCCTGTAGTCAATTTCGCTGCTGGTGGGGTTGCTACTCCCGCAGACGCTGCTTTATTGATGCAATTGGGCTGTGAAGGCGTTTTTGTTGGCTCAGGTATATTCAAATCATCAGATCCTGAGAAGTTGGCATGCGCTATTGTTGAAGCCACAACTCACTACGATAACCCAGAAAAACTATTAAAAGTGTCCAGCGATTTGGGTGATTTGATGGGAGGCATTTCCATCCAATCAATCAATGAAGCAGGAGGTAAAAACAGCGCAAGACTTTCTGAAATCGGGTGGTAG
- the THI12 gene encoding 4-amino-5-hydroxymethyl-2-methylpyrimidine phosphate synthase (Protein involved in synthesis of the thiamine precursor HMP~similar to YNL332W) — protein sequence MSTDKITFLLNWQPTPYHIPIFLAQTKGYFKEQGLDMAILEPTNPSDVTELIGSGKVDMGLKAMIHTLAAKARGFPVTSVASLLDEPFTGVLYLKGSGITEDFQSLKGKKIGYVGEFGKIQIDELTKHYGMKPEDYTAVRCGMNVAKYIIEGKIDAGIGIECMQQVELEEYLAKQGRPASDAKMLRIDKLACLGCCCFCTVLYICNDEFLKKNPEKVRKFLNAIKKATDYVLADPVKAWKEYIDFKPQLNNDLSYKQYQRCYAYFSSSLYNVHRDWKKVTGYGKRLAILPPDYVSNYTNEYLSWPEPEEVSDPLEAQRLMAIHQEKCRKEGTFKRLALPA from the coding sequence ATGTCTACCGATAAGATtacatttttattgaactGGCAACCAACTCCATACCACATTCCAATTTTCTTGGCTCAAACCAAAGGTTACTTCAAGGAACAAGGCCTAGACATGGCTATCCTAGAGCCAACCAATCCTTCAGATGTCACGGAGTTGATTGGATCTGGAAAGGTCGACATGGGTTTGAAAGCCATGATCCACACTTTGGCTGCTAAGGCCCGTGGTTTCCCAGTCACCTCTGTTGCCTCTTTGTTGGACGAACCATTCACTGGTGTCTTGTACCTAAAAGGTAGTGGTATTACTGAAGACTTCCAATCCCTAAAGGGCAAGAAGATCGGTTACGTTGGTGAATTTGGTAAGATTCAAATCGATGAATTAACTAAGCACTACGGTATGAAGCCAGAAGACTACACCGCAGTCAGATGTGGTATGAATGTTGCCAAGTACATCATCGAAGGTAAGATCGATGCTGGTATCGGTATCGAATGTATGCAACAAGTTGAACTGGAAGAATACTTGGCTAAGCAAGGGAGACCAGCTTCCGATGCCAAGATGTTGAGAATTGACAAGCTGGCTTGTTTGGGTTGCTGTTGTTTCTGCACCGTCCTTTACATCTGTAAcgatgaatttttgaagaagaacccTGAAAAGGTCAGAAAGTTCTTGAATGCTATCAAGAAAGCTACCGACTACGTTTTAGCAGACCCTGTCAAGGCTTGGAAAGAATACATTGACTTCAAGCCTCAATTGAACAACGATCTATCCTACAAGCAATACCAAAGATGTTACGCTTACttctcttcatctttgTACAATGTTCATCGTGACTGGAAGAAAGTTACCGGCTATGGTAAGAGATTGGCTATTTTGCCACCAGACTACGTCTCCAACTACACTAATGAATACTTGTCATGGCCAGAACCAGAAGAAGTTTCCGATCCTTTGGAAGCTCAAAGATTGATGGCTattcatcaagaaaaatgtagAAAGGAAGGCACTTTCAAGAGATTGGCTCTTCCAGCTTAA
- the AAD14 gene encoding putative aryl-alcohol dehydrogenase (aryl-alcohol dehydrogenase~similar to YNL331C), whose translation MNDLFKPLPEPPTELGRLRVLSKTAGIRVSPLILGGASIGDAWSGFMGSMNKEQAFELLDAFYEAGGNCIDTANSYQNEESEIWIGEWMKSRKLRDQIVIATKFTGDYKKYEVGGGKSANYCGNHKRSLHVSVRDSLRKLQTDWIDILYVHWWDYMSSIEEVMDSLHILVQQGKVLYLGVSDTPAWVVSAANYYATSHGKTPFSVYQGKWNVLNRDFERDIIPMARHFGMALAPWDVMGGGRFQSKKAMEERKKNGEGLRTFVGGPEQTELEVKISEALNKIAEEHGTESVTAIAIAYVRSKAKNVFPLVGGRKIEHLKQNIEALSIKLTPEQIEYLESIVPFDVGFPKSLIGDDPAVTKKLSPLTSMSARIAFDN comes from the coding sequence ATGAATGACTTGTTTAAACCTCTACCTGAACCACCTACCGAGTTGGGACGTCTCAGGGTTCTTTCTAAAACTGCCGGCATAAGAGTTTCACCGCTAATTCTGGGAGGAGCTTCAATCGGCGACGCATGGTCAGGCTTTATGGGCTCTATGAATAAGGAACAGGCTTTTGAACTTCTTGATGCTTTTTATGAAGCAGGAGGTAATTGCATTGATACTGCAAACAGTTACCAAAATGAAGAGTCAGAGATTTGGATAGGTGAATGGATGAAATCAAGAAAGTTGCGTGACCAAATTGTAATTGCCACCAAGTTTACCGGAGATTATAAGAAGTATGAAGTAGGTGGCGGTAAAAGTGCCAACTATTGTGGTAATCACAAGCGTAGTTTACATGTGAGTGTGAGGGATTCTCTCCGCAAATTGCAAACTGATTGGATTGATATACTTTACGTTCACTGGTGGGATTATATGAGTTCAATCGAAGAAGTTATGGATAGTTTGCATATTTTAGTTCAGCAAGGCAAGGTTCTATATTTAGGAGTATCTGATACACCTGCTTGGGTTGTTTCTGCGGCAAATTACTACGCTACATCTCATGGTAAAACTCCTTTTAGCGTCTATCAAGGTAAATGGAATGTATTGAACAGGGACTTTGAGCGTGATATCATTCCAATGGCTAGGCATTTTGGTATGGCTCTAGCCCCATGGGATGTCATGGGAGGTGGAAGATTTCAGAGTAAAAAAGCAATGGAAGAACGGAAGAAGAATGGAGAGGGTCTGCGTACTTTTGTGGGTGGCCCCGAACAGACAGAATTGGAGGTTAAAATCAGTGAAGCATTGAATAAAATTGCTGAGGAACATGGAACTGAGTCTGTTACTGCTATCGCTATTGCCTATGTTCGCTCTAAAGCGAAAAATGTTTTCCCATTGGTTGGAGGAAGGAAAATTGAACATCTCAAGCAGAACATTGAGGCTTTGAGTATTAAATTAACACCGGAACAAATAGAATACCTGGAAAGTATTGTTCCTTTTGATGTTGGCTTTCCCAAAAGTTTAATAGGAGATGACCCAGCGGTAACCAAGAAGCTTTCACCCCTCACATCGATGTCTGCCAGGATAGCTTTTGACAATTAG
- the RPD3 gene encoding histone deacetylase RPD3 (Histone deacetylase, component of both the Rpd3S and Rpd3L complexes~similar to YNL330C), with protein sequence MVYEATPFDPITVKPSDKRRVAYFYDADVGNYAYGAGHPMKPHRIRMAHSLIMNYGLYKKMEIYRAKPATKQEMCQFHTDEYIDFLSRVTPDNLEMFKRESVKFNVGDDCPVFDGLYEYCSISGGGSMEGAARLNRGKCDVAVNYAGGLHHAKKSEASGFCYLNDIVLGIIELLRYHPRVLYIDIDVHHGDGVEEAFYTTDRVMTCSFHKYGEFFPGTGELRDIGVGAGKNYAVNVPLRDGIDDATYRSVFEPVIKKIMEWYQPSAVVLQCGGDSLSGDRLGCFNLSMEGHANCVNYVKSFGIPMMVVGGGGYTMRNVARTWCFETGLLNNVVLDKDLPYNEYYEYYGPDYKLSVRPSNMFNVNTPEYLDKVMTNIFANLENTKYAPSVQLNHTPRDAEDLGDVEEDSAEAKDTKGGSQYARDLHVEHDNEFY encoded by the coding sequence ATGGTATATGAAGCAACACCTTTTGATCCGATCACGGTCAAGCCAAGCGATAAAAGACGCGTTGCATATTTTTACGATGCAGACGTTGGGAACTATGCATATGGAGCAGGTCACCCGATGAAGCCGCATAGAATAAGAATGGCACATTCCCTTATTATGAATTATGGCTTGTACAAGAAGATGGAAATTTACAGAGCTAAGCCGGCAACGAAACAAGAAATGTGTCAGTTCCATACTGATGAATACATTGATTTTTTATCGAGGGTTACTCCAGATAATTTAGAAATGTTTAAAAGAGAAAGTGTCAAGTTTAATGTCGGAGATGATTGTCCTGTCTTTGATGGGCTCTATGAGTACTGTAGCATATCTGGTGGTGGCTCTATGGAAGGAGCTGCTCGTCTGAATAGAGGCAAATGTGATGTTGCTGTCAACTATGCGGGTGGTTTGCATcatgcaaaaaaatcagaagCTTCTGGGTTTTGTTATTTAAATGACATAGTACTGGGCATTATTGAACTACTACGATACCACCCCAGAGTTCTGtatattgatattgatgtGCACCATGGTGATGGTGTAGAGGAAGCGTTTTATACAACGGATCGTGTCATGACATGTTCTTTCCACAAATATGGTGAGTTTTTCCCTGGCACAGGTGAACTGAGAGATATAGGGGTGGGTGCAGGAAAAAACTACGCGGTCAATGTTCCATTAAGAGACGGTATTGATGATGCTACGTATAGATCTGTGTTTGAACCtgtgataaaaaaaattatggaATGGTATCAACCTTCTGCTGTCGTGTTACAGTGTGGTGGGGACTCCTTGTCCGGCGATCGTCTTGGTTGCTTTAATCTTTCCATGGAAGGCCATGCTAATTGTGTAAACTATGTGAAATCCTTTGGGATCCCAATGATGGTTGTTGGTGGAGGAGGCTATACTATGAGAAATGTTGCAAGGACATGGTGCTTTGAAACAGGTCTACTAAATAACGTTGTCTTGGATAAAGATTTACCGTACAATGAATATTACGAATATTACGGTCCAGATTATAAGTTAAGTGTTAGACCTTCGAATATGTTCAATGTAAATACTCCCGAATATCTTGACAAGGTAATGACCAATATATTTGCTAATTTGGAAAACACAAAGTATGCCCCTAGTGTTCAGTTGAATCACACACCTAGGGATGCCGAAGATTTGGGtgatgttgaagaagattctGCCGAGGCTAAAGATACGAAGGGTGGTTCGCAGTATGCGAGGGACCTACATGTTGAGCATGACAATGAattctattga
- the PEX6 gene encoding AAA family ATPase peroxin 6 (AAA-peroxin~similar to YNL329C) produces the protein MKASLTFSLSGIYAPCSISRDIYLEYGDKKAECLYGTIRLPQYGPGCTPGKIVHCVLDDSLPFCSIVVPSKLFGFMPTQPTMDFCYFEPILDNVVPVLDSVTFLINEQLYSKLMDLPQEMQQIQFLHYKYNINSMETVVHSRDILTSGLCQILNCSPFPQGLVDFTETQLILVNDTEQKLSTLKYANEDEEYALSKIGTNSALSVDLESLPCTISRDLLRPAPHINDDDSIYAFTDAETLLRLDVTSGSFITVSNMGCVRLVKLFVLLLPNGFKKRTIYAPPKIIASFPDCSVVTISKSNIGHTDIPIANQVFISRVGGWLQSQKCFQNIILTTLKKFFSESKRILCQNDLIPIAFDSSMADLNIAEENHESDDEDELGQYYKNDSLVWFFVTSAELDCFSKDNSHFIIDPNRTKLITTNITNRRPLPLSRSNLQRYYGFAETFYYDLHIFPYVRQLVNILETSFNCSQRGITLNASVLLHSTTNNVGKATMVRFASKYLGIHLLEIDCLSLTSNSRQLDSTSKIIGYIRAKCENVLPYASPAVIFLAHLDSILLDVNANQDPEAIKLQKSINFEMSKLLDDFTFKFPGTTFVGSVNNIDNVPSSFRSHMRFEILVPVPSEAQRLRIFQWYLSSHELNRDVQQKVPVSYMDNISFSSLSSYSAGLTPLDIKSIVETARMTATARFYQESKKYGWLPQSILITQEDLSKATSKARNEFSVSIGAPQIPNVTWDDIGGIDFVKGEILDTIDMPLKHPELFTSGMKKRSGILFYGPPGTGKTLMAKAIATNFSLNFFSVKGPELLNMYIGESEANVRRVFQKAREAKPCVIFFDEIDSVAPKRGNQGDSGGVMDRIVSQLLAELDGMSTDADGVFVIGATNRPDLLDEALLRPGRFDKLLYLGIPDTDTKQLNILEALTRKFVLDNDVKLIELAKLCPFNYTGADFYALCSDAMLNAMSRIARMVEKKVSQHNELTEENISTRRWFDKIATKEDTKVVVKMEDFLKAQEQLTPSVSRAELNHYEAVRANFEGA, from the coding sequence ATGAAGGCATCGCTTACGTTTAGTCTCTCCGGAATATACGCCCCCTGTAGCATTTCTAGGGATATATATCTCGAATACGGCGATAAAAAAGCTGAATGTTTATATGGGACAATTAGATTGCCTCAGTACGGTCCAGGTTGCACGCCTGGTAAAATTGTACATTGTGTCCTGGATGATTCACTGCCCTTCTGTAGCATTGTTGTACCTTCCAAACTTTTTGGGTTTATGCCGACACAGCCCACTATGGATTTTTGCTATTTTGAACCCATATTAGACAATGTAGTACCTGTACTGGATAGCGTAACGTTTCTGATTAATGAACAATTGTACTCAAAACTAATGGACCTACCGCAAGAGATGCAACAAATACAATTTTTGCATTACAAATATAACATCAACTCCATGGAAACCGTGGTTCATTCTCGAGATATTTTAACATCTGGTCTTTGCCAAATTTTAAACTGCTCACCTTTCCCGCAGGGCCTTGTTGATTTTACAGAAACCCAATTGATATTAGTAAATGATACTGAGCAGAAACTAAGTACTCTAAAATATGCtaacgaagatgaagaatatgCATTATCTAAAATAGGGACAAATTCTGCTTTATCAGTTGATCTTGAATCTCTCCCCTGCACAATTTCAAGAGATCTTTTGCGACCTGCACCTCACatcaatgatgatgattcAATATATGCCTTTACAGACGCTGAAACTCTACTGCGCCTGGATGTCACAAGTGGATCGTTTATAACAGTGTCAAATATGGGTTGCGTCAGGCTAGTTAAGCTGTTTGTTTTACTACTCCCCAACggctttaaaaaaagaacaatatACGCACCTCCCAAAATAATAGCAAGCTTTCCAGACTGCAGCGTCGTGACAATATCAAAGTCCAATATAGGCCATACAGATATTCCCATTGCTAATCAAGTTTTCATCTCAAGAGTTGGAGGCTGGCTTCAATCTCAGAAATgctttcaaaatattattctAACCAccttgaaaaagttttttagCGAGAGCAAAAGGATTCTTTGTCAAAATGATTTAATCCCAATCGCTTTTGATTCAAGTATGGCTGATCTCAATATAGCAGAGGAAAATCATGAGTctgatgacgaagatgagCTAGGGCAGTACTACAAGAACGATTCCCTTGTATGGTTCTTTGTCACAAGCGCAGAGCTCGATTGCTTCTCTAAAGATAATTCtcattttattattgatcCTAATCGGACGAAGCTAATAACAACTAATATCACTAACAGAAGACCATTACCCTTGAGTAGATCCAATCTTCAGAGATATTACGGTTTTGCTGAAACTTTTTACTATGATTTGCATATCTTCCCCTATGTAAGACAATTGGTTAACATATTAGAAACTTCCTTCAATTGTTCTCAAAGGGGAATCACCCTAAATGCCTCTGTGTTACTTCATTCCACTACAAACAATGTGGGCAAGGCTACAATGGTGAGATTTgcttcaaaatatcttgGTATACATCTACTGGAGATAGATTGCCTTTCGCTCacttcaaattcaagacAACTGGATTCAACATCTAAGATTATTGGTTACATTAGGGCTAAATGTGAAAATGTCCTACCGTACGCATCACCTGCtgtgatttttttggctcATTTGGATTCAATTTTGCTTGACGTAAACGCTAATCAAGATCCAGAGGCAataaaattacaaaaatctATAAATTTCGAAATGTCTAAACTTCTGGACGATTTTACGTTTAAATTCCCAGGAACTACATTTGTTGGCTCCGTAAATAACATAGATAACGTGCCTTCCAGCTTTAGATCACATATGAGATTTGAGATTCTCGTACCCGTTCCGTCTGAAGCACAGAGACTGCGTATCTTTCAGTGGTACTTATCTTCACATGAACTAAACAGAGATGTCCAACAAAAGGTTCCAGTATCTTACATGGataatatttcattttcatcactCTCTTCATATTCTGCTGGTTTAACTCCTTTAGACATCAAATCAATTGTGGAAACGGCACGAATGACGGCTACTGCGCGTTTTTACCAAGAATCAAAGAAGTATGGATGGCTTCCGCAATCAATTTTGATCACTCAGGAGGATTTATCAAAAGCTACTTCGAAAGCTAGGAACGAATTCTCGGTTTCGATTGGTGCCCCACAAATCCCTAACGTAACTTGGGATGATATAGGTGGTATTGATTTTGTTAAAGGTGAAATATTGGACACAATAGACATGCCGCTAAAACATCCTGAATTATTTACCTCAGGtatgaaaaagagaagcggtattcttttttatggTCCACCGGGTACAGGTAAAACTCTAATGGCTAAGGCCATTgcaacaaatttttctttaaattttttcagtgtTAAAGGCCCTGAACTGTTAAATATGTACATTGGTGAGAGTGAAGCTAATGTGCGCAGAGTGTTTCAAAAGGCGAGAGAGGCTAAACCTTGTGTCATATTTTTCGATGAAATCGATTCAGTAGCACCCAAACGTGGTAATCAAGGTGATTCGGGTGGTGTTATGGATCGTATCGTTTCACAGTTACTAGCAGAGTTAGATGGGATGAGTACCGACGCTGACGGTGTATTCGTTATCGGAGCAACAAACAGACCAGACTTATTGGACGAAGCACTACTAAGACCAGGAagatttgataaattgTTATATTTAGGTATTCCGGATACGGATACCAAAcaattgaatattttaGAGGCTCTGACGCGCAAATTCGTGCTCGACAACGACGTAAAGCTTATTGAGTTGGCAAAGCTATGTCCATTTAATTACACCGGGGCAGATTTTTATGCTCTCTGCTCAGATGCAATGCTTAACGCCATGTCAAGAATTGCACGCATGgtagaaaagaaagtttctCAGCATAACGAATTGACGGAAGAGAATATCTCTACACGTCGCTGGTTTGATAAGATTGCGACAAAAGAGGATACTAAGGTTGTCGTAAAAATGGAAGACTTCTTGAAAGCACAAGAGCAGCTCACCCCAAGTGTGTCGCGGGCTGAACTGAATCATTATGAAGCGGTGAGAGCTAATTTTGAAGGTGCTTAA
- the MDJ2 gene encoding Mdj2p (Constituent of the mitochondrial import motor~similar to YNL328C) translates to MVLPIIIGLGVTMVALSVRSGLNAWTVYKTLSPLTIAKLNNIRIENPTAGYRDALKFKSSLIDEELKNRLNQYQGGFASRMTEPEALLILDISAREINHLDEKLLKKKHRKAMVRNHPDRGGSPYMAAKINEAKEVLERSVLLRKR, encoded by the coding sequence ATGGTTTTGCCTATAATAATTGGTTTGGGCGTGACAATGGTTGCTCTAAGTGTCAGGTCTGGTCTCAATGCATGGACCGTCTACAAGACCCTGTCCCCTTTAACTATTGCAAAACTAAATAACATTCGCATAGAAAACCCGACGGCGGGCTACCGCGATGCACTTAAGTTCAAAAGCTCACTGATAGACGAAGAACTGAAAAATAGATTAAACCAGTACCAGGGAGGCTTTGCATCGCGAATGACAGAGCCCGAAGCCTTGCTCATCTTGGATATCTCCGCCAGAGAGATTAATCACttggatgaaaaattactgaaaaaaaagcacaGGAAGGCTATGGTTCGTAACCACCCAGACAGAGGAGGGAGTCCCTACATGGCGGCCAAGATAAATGAGGCGAAAGAAGTTCTCGAAAGAAGTGTTTTACTAAGAAAGAGATAA